Proteins encoded within one genomic window of Pseudalkalibacillus sp. SCS-8:
- a CDS encoding S8 family peptidase, with protein sequence MKFKKLATLSLAATMALFPMVGEAATSNQLEGPKKVANLDAPSIAGDYVKGEVIVKFKDGVGNSQKENALNKVGAKEVADTDAVKSKFKVLKVGNVEAAVKALSKNPNVEYAEPNYKFQSTWTPNDTYYNGYQYGLKTTYTNLAWDITKGSSGQEIAILDSGVDYNHPDLDGKTILGYDFVDNDWYPMDLNGHGTHVAGTAAAETNNARGIAGMAPNTYILAVRVLNAQGSGSLADIADGIEYAADAGAEVINLSLGCDCNTTTLKNAVDYAWNKGVVVVAAAGNDGVSTTFEPASYTNAIAVGAVDSNDQKASFSNWGSWVDVAAPGVSIASTYPGNRYVYMDGTSMASPHVAGLAALLAAQGRSASQIRAAIENTADPTSGTGTYWTHGRINSYDAVNY encoded by the coding sequence ATGAAATTCAAGAAGCTTGCTACACTGTCACTGGCTGCAACAATGGCACTGTTTCCAATGGTAGGTGAGGCTGCGACCAGTAACCAATTGGAAGGGCCGAAGAAAGTCGCAAATCTGGATGCGCCTAGCATCGCAGGAGATTATGTGAAAGGGGAAGTCATCGTCAAGTTCAAAGACGGTGTCGGGAATTCTCAAAAAGAGAATGCTCTTAATAAAGTAGGGGCAAAAGAGGTTGCGGATACCGATGCTGTCAAATCGAAGTTCAAGGTTCTGAAGGTAGGAAACGTAGAAGCAGCTGTTAAAGCTCTATCGAAAAATCCAAATGTAGAATATGCAGAGCCGAATTACAAGTTTCAATCCACCTGGACACCGAACGATACGTATTATAACGGTTATCAATATGGATTGAAGACAACATATACGAACTTGGCTTGGGATATTACAAAAGGTAGTAGCGGACAGGAAATCGCGATTCTCGATTCCGGTGTTGATTACAACCATCCTGATCTTGATGGAAAAACGATCCTTGGATATGACTTTGTCGATAACGATTGGTACCCGATGGACTTGAATGGTCACGGAACACACGTTGCAGGAACAGCGGCTGCTGAAACAAACAATGCTCGTGGTATTGCAGGAATGGCTCCGAATACGTACATTCTTGCTGTCCGTGTATTGAATGCTCAAGGTAGCGGATCTCTAGCAGACATTGCTGATGGTATCGAATATGCCGCAGACGCAGGTGCAGAAGTCATCAACTTGTCTCTTGGATGTGACTGTAATACGACGACCCTTAAGAATGCCGTCGACTATGCATGGAACAAAGGTGTAGTCGTTGTCGCAGCTGCAGGTAACGATGGTGTGAGCACGACGTTTGAACCTGCATCTTACACGAACGCGATTGCTGTTGGTGCGGTCGATAGCAATGACCAAAAGGCATCCTTCTCGAACTGGGGATCCTGGGTTGATGTAGCGGCCCCTGGTGTTAGTATCGCCTCCACTTATCCTGGTAACCGTTATGTATACATGGATGGTACATCCATGGCCTCACCTCACGTAGCTGGACTTGCAGCATTGTTAGCAGCACAAGGACGTAGCGCTTCACAAATCCGCGCAGCGATCGAAAACACAGCTGACCCAACTAGCGGAACAGGAACATACTGGACGCACGGACGCATCAACTCCTACGATGCAGTGAACTACTAA
- a CDS encoding efflux RND transporter permease subunit, whose amino-acid sequence MRLLQLFLKRKIIVGLLFVFVLITGTFATMKLDKELMPPVDFDGAFIDIKAGEMNAAEVERLVTNPVEQKLAGIEGVENVNSQTNIGRVSMDLSFESGRGDEVYREVESAVKGMQPELTGVEDIFTYKMSTNQPFEFYMDLSNGSMEEMTAFAEDVLKPRLEALPEVREVDFMGLEKNEVVVELNRDKLLEYQLNPSQIIGLIQNENAESSLGTLSGEENEPTLRWDTTLTNVEELKDLRIATSNGVETLDTFADISLQPAENNSSVWKDGSKDFLFIQIGRVSDATQIEMAEAVRAEVEEIRKDNLIKGFELNEVVAQADYVEDAISGVSDNILIGAVVALAILLIFLRNLRATIIIGLSIPTSVLLTFLSMWLLDYSFNMLSLIALGLGIGMMVDSSIVILESIYRKKEQGLENVKAVLEGTREVATAVFASMLTTIVVFLPVGLMGGEVGKFMIILSVVIAVTLISSVLIAFTLIPTLSENFLRLKKSKVGKKESGLVRGYGKTVSWMGRKKRNRFAMLGLFFVVLVGSMFLVTKIPMTIMPDMYNRYTELMVNLEPGISTDDREAIVQSTNERLETVKDVKSHFVIDNGSFFFILINMTKGEEITREQAQVNEDIMKVLRGLSDDLPVKSVSGMMGAGAGSPVQINVKGEEFGELQAISDDLIKKLNEIEGIVGVTSTNERQSLEQQVVLKDEAIEEDGLTSQQIKQSIEQLSMALPIGQMTVDGENVPIKLSLDEKLTTTEKLSDLEILTPKGLQKLSNYVEFKQAEVPNQISHKDGERYITISADIEERDLGSINRDVQKVLESYEAPAGYTVSTAGDLEQQQELIQEMLMILFIAIFLVYVVMAVQFNSLVHPLVVMSVIPMTVVGVIIGLFITQSELSTMSGMGVIMLIGIVLNNAILLIDRTKQLRNTGYSASEALVEAGKNRMRPIFMTTLTTAGAMLPLAFASGASGNYQAPLAIVVISGLLFATMITLVLIPAVYMLFADIGRGFKRIFRRKKKKKQSETLEEQAS is encoded by the coding sequence ATGAGGTTGTTGCAGTTATTTTTGAAACGGAAGATCATTGTTGGACTGCTATTCGTATTCGTCTTGATTACCGGAACGTTCGCAACGATGAAGCTGGACAAAGAATTGATGCCACCCGTTGATTTTGATGGAGCATTCATCGACATCAAGGCAGGGGAGATGAATGCTGCTGAAGTGGAGCGGCTCGTCACCAATCCAGTTGAACAAAAGCTGGCAGGGATTGAAGGTGTAGAGAACGTCAATTCCCAAACGAACATTGGTCGAGTAAGTATGGACCTCTCCTTCGAAAGCGGTCGTGGAGATGAAGTGTATCGAGAGGTCGAGTCTGCTGTAAAGGGGATGCAGCCTGAACTGACGGGTGTCGAGGATATCTTTACATATAAAATGTCCACGAACCAACCGTTTGAATTCTACATGGACCTTTCAAACGGGTCTATGGAAGAAATGACAGCATTTGCTGAGGATGTGTTAAAGCCACGGCTTGAGGCATTACCAGAGGTTCGTGAAGTCGACTTCATGGGGCTTGAGAAAAACGAAGTCGTAGTCGAATTAAACCGGGATAAATTGCTGGAATACCAGCTGAATCCTAGTCAGATCATTGGTTTGATTCAAAATGAAAATGCCGAATCCTCACTTGGGACATTATCTGGTGAGGAAAATGAACCGACTCTACGTTGGGACACAACCCTGACAAATGTAGAGGAGCTTAAAGATTTACGTATCGCGACATCTAATGGTGTGGAAACGCTCGATACGTTTGCAGATATCAGCTTACAACCGGCTGAAAATAATTCTTCCGTCTGGAAGGATGGCTCGAAAGACTTCCTTTTCATCCAAATCGGTCGTGTTTCCGATGCGACACAAATTGAAATGGCAGAGGCCGTTCGTGCCGAGGTCGAAGAAATTCGTAAGGACAATCTCATAAAAGGTTTTGAACTGAATGAAGTGGTTGCACAAGCGGATTATGTTGAGGACGCCATCAGCGGTGTATCAGACAACATTTTGATTGGGGCAGTGGTTGCCCTGGCGATTCTGTTGATCTTCCTCCGCAACTTGAGGGCGACAATCATTATCGGACTATCCATTCCAACATCCGTCCTATTGACCTTCTTGTCCATGTGGCTCCTGGACTACAGCTTTAATATGCTGAGCCTCATCGCGCTAGGTCTCGGTATCGGGATGATGGTCGATTCATCCATCGTCATACTTGAATCGATATATCGGAAAAAGGAACAAGGCTTAGAGAATGTGAAGGCAGTATTAGAAGGAACGAGAGAAGTTGCGACTGCAGTATTCGCATCTATGCTGACCACAATCGTCGTCTTCCTTCCAGTCGGTCTTATGGGTGGCGAAGTAGGGAAGTTTATGATCATCCTATCCGTCGTCATCGCTGTAACGCTCATAAGCTCCGTCTTGATCGCGTTTACACTCATCCCGACCCTTTCTGAAAACTTTTTACGATTGAAAAAGTCGAAGGTTGGGAAGAAAGAGAGCGGACTTGTTCGAGGGTATGGTAAGACCGTTTCCTGGATGGGCCGAAAGAAACGGAATCGCTTTGCTATGCTCGGGCTGTTCTTCGTCGTACTTGTCGGTTCAATGTTCCTCGTGACAAAAATTCCGATGACGATCATGCCGGATATGTATAACCGTTATACAGAGCTCATGGTCAACCTTGAACCGGGGATTTCAACGGATGATCGTGAAGCCATTGTACAAAGTACGAATGAGCGACTTGAAACCGTAAAAGATGTGAAAAGCCACTTTGTCATTGATAATGGCAGCTTCTTCTTCATTCTGATCAATATGACAAAAGGGGAAGAGATAACTCGTGAGCAAGCTCAAGTAAACGAGGATATCATGAAGGTTCTCCGTGGTTTATCCGATGATCTCCCGGTCAAAAGTGTAAGTGGAATGATGGGGGCAGGTGCCGGATCACCCGTTCAAATCAATGTCAAAGGGGAAGAATTTGGTGAACTACAAGCGATCTCTGATGATTTGATCAAGAAATTGAACGAGATTGAAGGCATTGTGGGAGTCACAAGCACGAATGAACGTCAATCACTCGAACAACAAGTTGTATTAAAAGATGAGGCAATTGAAGAGGATGGATTGACCTCACAACAGATCAAACAATCCATCGAACAGCTGTCCATGGCACTCCCGATTGGACAGATGACCGTAGACGGGGAGAATGTTCCGATTAAACTTAGTCTGGATGAAAAGCTTACGACCACAGAAAAGTTGTCAGACTTAGAAATCCTGACACCAAAAGGATTACAAAAGCTTTCAAACTATGTTGAATTCAAACAAGCAGAAGTACCGAATCAGATCTCACATAAAGACGGCGAACGATATATCACCATTTCTGCCGATATAGAAGAACGTGATTTAGGATCAATTAACCGGGATGTTCAGAAAGTCCTGGAATCGTATGAGGCACCTGCAGGCTACACGGTGTCCACAGCTGGAGATTTGGAACAGCAACAAGAGTTGATCCAGGAAATGCTGATGATTCTGTTCATCGCGATTTTCCTTGTGTATGTCGTTATGGCTGTTCAGTTCAACAGCCTCGTTCATCCGTTAGTCGTCATGTCGGTCATTCCGATGACAGTCGTAGGGGTCATCATCGGATTGTTCATCACCCAAAGCGAGCTCAGTACGATGTCCGGTATGGGTGTTATCATGCTAATCGGGATCGTCCTGAACAACGCAATCCTATTGATCGACCGTACGAAACAATTGCGTAACACAGGCTATTCGGCATCTGAAGCACTTGTTGAAGCCGGTAAAAACCGTATGCGTCCGATCTTCATGACAACATTGACAACAGCAGGAGCGATGCTTCCGTTAGCATTCGCATCCGGAGCATCCGGAAACTACCAAGCACCACTGGCGATCGTCGTTATTTCTGGTCTCTTGTTTGCAACGATGATTACGCTCGTCCTGATTCCTGCCGTTTATATGCTGTTTGCAGATATCGGAAGAGGTTTCAAACGAATCTTCAGAAGAAAAAAGAAGAAAAAACAATCTGAAACGCTTGAAGAACAAGCAAGCTGA
- a CDS encoding DUF1287 domain-containing protein, which translates to MKWFKRLTVMFCVVLVGLLSFVLLFRDGLIFDTLGLHFSVPFMNKVEVPELYAKVDRNKNGVADPLDVVHAARVEVENRTAYKSTYYAGGYPPDEEGVCTDVIWRGLLGADISLKDLMDEDIEANTDLYPRVNGKPDPNIDFRRVPNQNVYFQRFTQSLTTELIPGDVENLKEWQPGDIVVFLDGFHHVALVSDKRAKDGTPYVIHNNYPFAAEVKLSSFRTPIAGHYRWNFGGGS; encoded by the coding sequence GTGAAGTGGTTTAAGAGATTGACGGTTATGTTCTGTGTCGTTCTTGTCGGGCTTCTTTCCTTTGTACTTTTGTTTCGTGATGGATTGATCTTTGATACGTTGGGTCTTCATTTTAGCGTACCGTTCATGAACAAGGTGGAAGTCCCGGAGTTATATGCAAAAGTGGATCGAAACAAAAATGGAGTAGCCGATCCGCTTGATGTCGTTCATGCGGCAAGAGTAGAGGTCGAGAACCGTACCGCTTATAAAAGTACGTATTATGCTGGCGGCTATCCTCCTGACGAGGAAGGCGTCTGTACAGATGTCATTTGGCGAGGATTATTAGGTGCAGACATATCATTGAAAGATTTGATGGACGAAGATATTGAAGCGAATACGGACCTTTATCCACGGGTGAATGGAAAGCCGGATCCAAACATCGACTTCAGACGTGTTCCGAACCAGAACGTCTACTTCCAACGGTTTACCCAATCGCTGACCACAGAACTCATCCCTGGTGACGTTGAAAATTTAAAGGAATGGCAGCCTGGTGATATCGTCGTGTTCCTGGACGGCTTCCATCATGTGGCGCTGGTTTCTGATAAGCGCGCCAAAGACGGAACACCTTATGTGATTCATAACAATTATCCGTTTGCTGCAGAAGTGAAGCTCTCCTCCTTCCGTACGCCAATTGCTGGTCATTATCGGTGGAACTTCGGAGGCGGTAGTTGA
- a CDS encoding alpha/beta fold hydrolase has translation MSKVIIPGTGSWGFGLAGMVYEPFVLMLETMGYRRNQNLFICFYDWSDRIEHSARYHLIKTIQEAKLSTGETKVNIVSHSMGGLVARAYAQSKEYEDDIDQLVILCTPNAGSPPNYSYWTGGELPIVSPSKFNFVHFYMKMYIAYLTKRYKGNKIDVIHQHFRGLQDILPGKDYGNYLIMNNGGSRSFVEYQTMNAQNSWLDQLNANRSIIGERNIRTTVIAGTEEESIKYLEVLPSQSIIQWSDGKVKGAAYTNSGDGDAVEESVFLLAGNHYTVAGTHIETLYKSEAILRSTLRG, from the coding sequence ATGAGTAAAGTAATCATACCTGGGACTGGCAGTTGGGGCTTTGGATTGGCAGGTATGGTTTACGAGCCTTTTGTTTTGATGCTGGAGACGATGGGCTACAGACGGAATCAGAATTTATTCATCTGCTTCTATGATTGGAGCGATCGAATTGAACATTCTGCACGTTATCATTTAATAAAAACGATTCAGGAAGCAAAATTATCTACAGGTGAAACGAAGGTGAATATCGTGTCCCACAGCATGGGAGGCCTTGTTGCGCGGGCTTATGCACAAAGTAAGGAGTATGAGGATGATATTGATCAGCTTGTCATCCTTTGTACACCAAACGCAGGCTCGCCACCGAATTACAGTTACTGGACAGGGGGAGAGCTGCCGATTGTCTCCCCGAGCAAATTCAATTTTGTCCATTTTTATATGAAAATGTACATTGCCTATTTGACGAAACGGTACAAAGGAAACAAGATTGATGTCATTCATCAGCATTTCAGAGGACTGCAGGATATTCTGCCGGGTAAGGACTATGGGAACTATCTGATCATGAACAACGGTGGTTCTCGGTCATTCGTTGAGTACCAGACGATGAATGCCCAGAATTCTTGGCTCGATCAGTTAAATGCGAACCGGTCGATCATTGGTGAGCGGAACATCCGAACGACGGTAATTGCAGGTACGGAGGAAGAATCTATTAAGTACCTTGAAGTGCTCCCATCTCAATCCATCATCCAGTGGTCCGATGGGAAGGTGAAAGGAGCCGCTTATACGAACAGTGGAGATGGGGATGCCGTTGAAGAGAGTGTCTTTCTTTTAGCAGGAAATCACTATACGGTAGCGGGTACCCACATCGAAACCTTGTATAAAAGTGAAGCCATTCTAAGGAGTACATTGCGAGGATAA
- a CDS encoding ATP-binding protein, translated as MLAEKLLLHVLIFLAPVLIYGVLFEKRRNEHMPYIYGVLHGIAACLCMVFAYDSYGLFWDFRYVPLVLACLYGGPIAGSIVFVVIMVTRTVLGGDALVFGYISGTAAALVPFLFSMKFRQYKPKKRVRMALLIGSWPAFVMLCILLSYLFTVGFSTNKEIWVNITLFGVIQILGIGLAARLYEMVIERNLMKAEIQRSEKMNTLGELAASIAHEIRNPLTVVKGFLQLMRNEKQGDDSYEYIPLVLSELGRAEAIISDYLNFAKPEFKKIEECKLSDVIYEVLFLMEPLALKQGIILETDLNTKSTIRTDRNQLKQAIVNFVKNAIEATEDGGTVTIKLTPYTDYAVLTVKDTGKGMTKEQLDRIGTLFYTTKDRGTGLGTTVSLRIIESMEGTVNYESEPNVGTKVTVYLPIVNKMNMSVSVN; from the coding sequence ATGCTTGCCGAGAAACTGTTACTTCATGTCTTGATTTTTCTCGCTCCTGTCTTGATTTATGGTGTTTTGTTTGAAAAACGACGCAATGAACATATGCCCTATATATATGGTGTTTTGCATGGTATCGCTGCTTGCTTATGTATGGTTTTTGCCTATGACAGCTACGGTCTTTTTTGGGATTTCCGGTACGTTCCACTTGTTCTTGCTTGTTTGTATGGTGGACCGATTGCAGGATCGATCGTCTTTGTCGTCATCATGGTCACACGAACCGTTTTGGGTGGGGATGCCCTTGTCTTCGGATACATAAGCGGAACAGCTGCAGCATTGGTTCCGTTTCTATTCTCAATGAAATTCAGGCAGTATAAACCCAAAAAAAGAGTGCGTATGGCACTCCTGATCGGAAGCTGGCCTGCGTTTGTTATGCTGTGCATTTTACTTTCTTATCTATTTACAGTGGGCTTCTCAACGAATAAAGAAATCTGGGTAAACATTACGTTGTTCGGTGTGATCCAAATTCTTGGCATTGGTCTCGCGGCACGATTATATGAAATGGTCATTGAGAGGAATTTGATGAAGGCGGAAATACAACGTTCGGAAAAAATGAACACGTTAGGTGAATTAGCGGCTTCGATTGCACATGAAATCCGCAATCCGTTGACTGTCGTAAAAGGCTTCCTCCAGCTTATGAGAAATGAAAAACAGGGAGATGACAGCTATGAATACATCCCTCTCGTTTTGAGTGAACTTGGACGAGCTGAAGCGATCATCAGTGACTATTTGAATTTTGCCAAACCAGAATTCAAGAAGATCGAGGAGTGCAAGCTATCGGATGTCATTTATGAAGTGCTGTTCCTTATGGAACCTCTCGCATTGAAGCAGGGGATCATCCTTGAAACAGATTTGAATACGAAGAGCACGATTCGGACAGACCGGAACCAGCTGAAGCAAGCGATCGTAAATTTTGTCAAAAACGCAATCGAAGCGACGGAAGACGGTGGTACCGTTACGATTAAGCTAACGCCTTATACGGACTATGCCGTGTTGACGGTAAAAGATACGGGAAAAGGGATGACGAAGGAACAGCTTGATCGGATCGGCACGTTATTTTATACCACTAAGGATCGCGGAACAGGTCTAGGGACGACGGTTTCGTTACGGATCATTGAATCAATGGAAGGGACAGTCAATTACGAGAGCGAACCGAATGTCGGCACGAAAGTCACCGTCTATCTTCCAATCGTCAATAAAATGAATATGTCAGTTTCTGTTAATTGA
- a CDS encoding Na-translocating system protein MpsC family protein, with amino-acid sequence MDKSMKSTQGLFKSIHSLYTVERMEEMTLPSSNEMKTKQSEISSYVGKVLRDHFGKGPGSVYVSIAEPFVTIYVKDFLSATERVLYSGNHEKTLKKTREFVMDEISDQIMTFIKKTTEIDIEKLYYDWSFKNQSGVFLGVGPISQTKQLEPYKGQDTVHDEVIIMSERVEKKPEKITSARINSRTLIVVRDGILVEIEKQLIDDGHQEILRKAKGKLEKRLLNVENISSHIEGEIDEYFIDWDFDRDRSFTIFILNPNE; translated from the coding sequence ATGGACAAGTCGATGAAATCCACTCAAGGTCTTTTCAAATCCATACATAGCCTTTACACTGTAGAAAGGATGGAGGAAATGACGCTTCCGTCTTCAAATGAAATGAAAACAAAACAATCCGAAATATCCAGTTATGTCGGCAAGGTCCTCCGGGATCACTTCGGAAAAGGACCAGGGTCGGTCTACGTATCGATTGCCGAGCCATTCGTAACGATTTATGTGAAAGACTTCTTGTCAGCTACTGAGCGTGTTCTTTATAGCGGGAACCATGAGAAGACGCTGAAAAAGACGAGAGAATTCGTTATGGATGAAATCAGCGATCAAATCATGACCTTCATTAAGAAGACGACTGAAATCGATATTGAGAAGCTGTATTATGATTGGTCATTTAAAAACCAATCAGGTGTTTTCCTTGGTGTCGGTCCGATTTCACAAACGAAGCAGCTTGAACCTTATAAAGGGCAAGACACTGTTCATGATGAAGTCATCATAATGAGTGAACGGGTTGAGAAGAAACCGGAGAAAATAACTTCAGCAAGGATCAATTCGAGGACATTGATTGTGGTCCGAGATGGTATTTTGGTTGAAATTGAAAAACAGCTTATTGATGATGGGCATCAAGAAATCTTACGTAAAGCAAAAGGAAAGCTGGAAAAACGTTTATTGAACGTAGAGAATATTTCCTCACATATCGAGGGCGAAATCGATGAGTATTTCATTGATTGGGACTTTGATCGAGATCGAAGCTTTACAATTTTCATATTGAATCCGAACGAATAA
- a CDS encoding ATP-dependent DNA helicase, producing MIGKEYAHDQTDSHVGASRCDGLLKTKDGLTTVDEIKSTRGDLADIQEQSYPVHWTQAKFYAYMYAMEHEMDEINVQLTYVHVETEERKQFVQTCTFEVLQNFIMEVIGAFEPYASLLLDKKEKRNQSIKQLEFPFQSYRAGQRKFAGTVYKSILDKRDLFANAPTGTGKTVSTMFPTIKAIGEGHIERMFYLTAKTITRTAAEDTLRLMKEQGLELSSVTITAKDKVCFKEKTICQKEYCEYADGYYDRLNGGILDILANETLMDRTTIETYARKHKLCPFEFSLDLSYTADAMIGDYNYIFDPRVSLKRLLDEQKKQTVLLVDEAHNLVDRARTMFSAELFKSDFLKLTRTFKTMNTGIHQTAKAINDEMLAMKKRCKEGDRSLVEKELPEDFIVQLDSFVSEAEKELLEQKTGEEQGKLLEAYFNAKNLVRIAELYDERYVTFIEYQQSEVKLKLFCLDPSHLLKQFGKGYRSKVYFSATLLPLAYFKDMLGAKEEDYAVSIPSPFAKENAEVFIQPLSTRYRDRDRSVKPILAMLKNLIETRPGNYLVFFPSYAYMRLVLEQLEEDEIEADVLTQEGNMAEEEREEFLSRFEEGLKRALIGFAVMGGIFSEGIDLKGNRLNGVVVVGVGLPQLNDERNIIKDHFSEQNKNGYDYAYVYPGMNKVLQAGGRLIRTEEDHGTIVLVDDRFLTPKYQKLLPPEWMDYKVIR from the coding sequence ATGATCGGTAAGGAGTATGCTCATGACCAGACAGATTCGCATGTCGGTGCGTCCAGATGTGACGGACTTTTAAAAACAAAAGACGGGCTCACCACGGTTGACGAAATCAAATCAACCCGGGGTGATCTGGCTGATATCCAGGAACAGAGCTATCCTGTCCACTGGACCCAGGCGAAGTTTTACGCGTATATGTATGCGATGGAGCATGAGATGGACGAAATCAATGTCCAGCTGACGTATGTTCACGTTGAAACGGAGGAAAGGAAGCAGTTCGTTCAAACGTGTACGTTCGAGGTCTTGCAAAACTTTATCATGGAGGTCATCGGGGCATTTGAGCCGTATGCTTCTTTACTTTTGGATAAAAAAGAAAAGCGTAATCAAAGCATCAAGCAGCTGGAATTTCCTTTTCAATCGTACCGCGCGGGACAACGGAAATTTGCGGGAACGGTCTATAAATCGATCCTTGATAAACGGGATCTGTTTGCGAATGCGCCGACTGGGACAGGTAAAACGGTTTCGACGATGTTTCCTACCATAAAAGCGATCGGTGAGGGGCATATCGAGCGGATGTTTTATCTGACGGCCAAGACGATTACCCGTACGGCAGCAGAGGATACCTTAAGGCTGATGAAAGAACAAGGGCTGGAACTCAGCTCAGTCACCATTACAGCCAAGGATAAAGTATGCTTCAAGGAGAAGACCATCTGTCAGAAGGAATACTGCGAATATGCGGATGGTTACTATGACCGCTTGAACGGCGGCATTCTGGATATCCTGGCCAACGAAACGTTGATGGATCGAACGACAATCGAGACGTATGCACGAAAGCATAAGCTTTGTCCATTCGAGTTTTCGCTCGATTTGTCTTATACAGCAGATGCGATGATCGGGGACTATAATTACATTTTCGACCCACGGGTTTCGTTGAAACGGCTGCTTGATGAACAGAAGAAGCAGACGGTTCTGCTCGTTGATGAAGCCCATAACCTGGTTGATCGAGCCCGGACGATGTTTTCAGCTGAGCTGTTCAAGTCCGATTTCCTGAAATTGACGCGTACGTTCAAAACGATGAATACAGGAATTCACCAAACGGCAAAAGCCATCAATGATGAAATGCTTGCGATGAAAAAACGATGCAAGGAAGGTGATCGCTCGTTGGTTGAAAAGGAGCTTCCTGAGGATTTCATCGTTCAGCTTGATTCGTTCGTGTCGGAAGCAGAAAAGGAACTGCTCGAACAGAAAACGGGGGAAGAGCAGGGTAAGTTGCTTGAGGCCTATTTCAATGCGAAAAATCTTGTGCGGATTGCCGAGCTCTATGATGAGCGGTATGTCACGTTTATCGAATATCAGCAAAGTGAAGTGAAGCTGAAGCTCTTTTGTCTGGATCCTTCCCACTTACTCAAGCAGTTCGGAAAGGGCTACCGGTCGAAGGTCTATTTTTCAGCGACCTTATTACCATTAGCGTACTTCAAGGATATGCTTGGGGCGAAGGAGGAGGATTACGCGGTTTCGATCCCATCCCCTTTTGCGAAGGAAAATGCGGAGGTGTTCATTCAGCCGCTGTCAACGCGATACCGCGATCGTGACCGTTCGGTAAAACCCATTCTCGCTATGCTGAAAAATTTAATTGAAACAAGACCTGGGAATTATCTTGTGTTCTTTCCTTCCTATGCGTATATGCGCCTCGTTTTGGAACAGCTGGAAGAGGATGAGATTGAGGCAGATGTTCTCACCCAGGAGGGGAATATGGCGGAAGAAGAGCGTGAAGAGTTCCTCTCGAGGTTTGAGGAAGGGCTGAAAAGAGCGTTGATTGGATTTGCGGTGATGGGGGGAATCTTTTCAGAAGGCATTGATCTGAAAGGGAACCGGTTGAACGGTGTCGTCGTTGTCGGTGTCGGCCTGCCTCAGCTGAACGATGAACGGAATATCATCAAGGATCATTTTTCGGAACAAAACAAGAATGGATATGATTATGCCTATGTCTATCCGGGGATGAACAAGGTCCTGCAGGCGGGTGGCAGACTAATTCGGACCGAAGAGGATCATGGGACGATCGTGCTTGTCGATGACCGGTTCCTCACCCCAAAATACCAGAAGCTTTTACCGCCGGAGTGGATGGATTATAAAGTAATCCGATAA